A single region of the Ciconia boyciana chromosome 13, ASM3463844v1, whole genome shotgun sequence genome encodes:
- the GPRC5B gene encoding G-protein coupled receptor family C group 5 member B: MKTYPAIGFFLLFVISYGSSENSSTSRGCGLDLLPQYVYLCDLDAIWGIVVEAVAGAGVLTTLLLMLILLVRLPFIKDKEKKSPLGMHFLFLFGTLGLFGLTFAFIIQEDETVCSTRRFLWGVTFALCFSCLLAQAWRLRRLVQHGKSPSGWHLAGVAICLMLVQVIIGTEWLILTIVRDNKLACSYEPMDFAMALIYVMFLMVFTMGFSLFTLCGKFKKWKKNGVCLIITLFFSILIWVAWMTMYLFGNAELKRRDKWSDPTLAIALVSSGWVFVIFHAIPEVHCTILPSQQENTPNYFDTSQPRMRETAFEEDIQLPRSYMENKAFSMDEHNAALRTAGFRNGSLGSRPSAPFRSNVYQPTEMAVVLNGGTIPTAPPSYTGRHLW, translated from the exons atgaaaacctacCCAGCCATtggtttcttcctcctcttcgTGATCAGCTATGGCTCTTCTGAAAACTCAAGTACGTCTAGAGGGTGCGGACTGGATCTTCTCCCTCAGTACGTTTACCTGTGCGACCTGGATGCCATTTGGGGAATAGTTGTGGAGGCAGTTGCAGGGGCAGGTGTGCTGACGACGTTATTGCTGATGCTGATTTTGCTGGTGAGGCTGCCCTTCATCAAGGACAAGGAGAAGAAGAGCCCCCTGGGAATGcacttcctctttctttttgggACTCTCGGACTGTTTGGGCTGACGTTTGCTTTCATCATACAAGAAGATGAAACGGTGTGCTCTACCCGAAGATTTCTGTGGGGAGTTACCTTTGCTTTGTGCTTCTCGTGCTTGCTAGCCCAAGCCTGGAGACTTCGTAGACTAGTTCAACATGGGAAGAGTCCATCTGGCTGGCATCTAGCTGGTGTGGCAATCTGCCTGATGCTCGTTCAGGTCATTATTGGAACCGAGTGGTTAATACTGACAATTGTCAGAGATAACAAGTTGGCCTGCAGCTATGAACCCATGGATTTTGCTATGGCTTTGATTTATGTTATGTTCCTGATGGTATTTACCATgggattttctcttttcacGCTCTGTGGAAAGtttaagaaatggaagaaaaatggagtATGCCTCAttataacactttttttttccattctgattTGGGTAGCCTGGATGACTATGTACCTCTTTGGTAATGCTGAGCTAAAGAGAAGAGACAAATGGAGTGATCCCACTCTTGCTATTGCACTGGTGTCCAGTGGCTGggtgtttgttatttttcatgccATCCCAGAGGTCCACTGTACCATCCTTCCATCACAGCAGGAAAACACTCCCAATTATTTTGATACTTCACAGCCAAGGATGCGTGAAACTGCTTTTGAGGAAGATATACAGCTTCCTCGGAGctacatggaaaataaagccttttcaATGGATGAGCATAATGCAG CGCTAAGAACGGCAGGATTTCGAAACGGCAGTTTGGGAAGCCGACCTAGTGCGCCTTTTAGAAGCAATGTTTATCAGCCAACTGAGATGGCAGTTGTGCTAAATGGTGGGACT ATACCAACTGCTCCGCCAAGTTACACTGGACGACACCTCTGGTGA